From a region of the Paenibacillus segetis genome:
- a CDS encoding CehA/McbA family metallohydrolase, with amino-acid sequence MEIISKLSLNRWIANEEEKTYIEVPFAVEGQIERIEVEYTYERSDGTAVIDIGLRSPERIVGWSGGARNSFFVGLDKATPGYLAGFIPAGEWYVLLGAYRVPEGGCRVQINLKLVHNHPRWMKGDLHMHGVHSDGSYSIADAIQSGKDRGLEFMAFTDHNNASQNLSTLAADDQLVLIPGVELTSYKGHANLLGQLDALDDFRVLTPEHATTTLQRAVDKGALVSLNHPFDPDCPWELGFDVPYDAIEVWNGPWRPLNEAAVRWWQEQLVSGRKLVAIGGSDTHRPDPYVAHGTPTTYVRAKAESKEEILRAIRQGRVVLSFNTDETFIDLSIGKAGVGDTAIVDKEKEYELVVKINGAAGDKVQLWSDRGLEQEWIVANEGIYSFPVEVDRLFYRMESSRHLTDLDLTITSCLTNPIYIQRLTVGASV; translated from the coding sequence CTTACATCGAAGTTCCATTCGCGGTTGAAGGTCAGATCGAACGAATAGAGGTGGAATATACATACGAACGTTCGGATGGTACAGCCGTAATCGATATTGGTCTACGCTCGCCGGAACGAATCGTAGGCTGGAGCGGGGGGGCCAGAAATTCATTCTTCGTTGGACTGGACAAGGCGACACCAGGCTACCTGGCCGGTTTCATTCCGGCAGGGGAATGGTATGTCCTGTTAGGTGCATATCGTGTGCCGGAGGGTGGATGCAGGGTGCAAATCAACTTGAAGCTTGTTCATAATCATCCGCGATGGATGAAGGGCGATTTGCATATGCACGGTGTTCACAGCGACGGTTCCTATTCGATCGCGGATGCGATTCAGTCTGGTAAGGACAGAGGGCTTGAATTTATGGCCTTTACTGATCACAATAATGCCTCACAGAACTTGTCTACATTAGCAGCCGACGATCAACTTGTGCTCATCCCCGGGGTAGAACTGACGAGTTACAAGGGACATGCTAATTTATTAGGGCAACTGGATGCGCTGGACGACTTCCGGGTTTTGACACCTGAACATGCAACGACCACTTTACAACGAGCGGTGGATAAGGGGGCATTGGTCTCGTTAAATCATCCATTCGACCCAGATTGTCCTTGGGAGCTAGGCTTTGATGTTCCATACGATGCGATTGAAGTGTGGAATGGGCCGTGGCGTCCGCTAAATGAGGCCGCTGTCCGTTGGTGGCAAGAGCAGTTGGTATCTGGACGCAAGCTTGTGGCGATCGGAGGGAGCGACACGCACAGACCTGATCCTTATGTTGCACACGGAACACCTACGACTTATGTTCGTGCTAAAGCGGAATCGAAGGAGGAGATCCTGCGAGCGATCAGGCAAGGGCGAGTTGTACTTTCGTTCAATACAGACGAGACATTCATCGATCTGTCCATCGGGAAGGCTGGCGTTGGAGATACGGCAATCGTGGACAAAGAGAAGGAATATGAACTAGTAGTGAAAATTAACGGTGCTGCAGGAGATAAAGTGCAATTATGGTCCGATCGCGGTTTGGAGCAGGAATGGATCGTAGCAAACGAAGGAATATATTCTTTCCCTGTTGAGGTGGATCGTTTGTTCTACCGCATGGAGTCAAGCCGTCACCTGACGGATTTGGACTTAACAATTACTTCTTGCCTAACTAATCCGATCTATATCCAGAGATTGACGGTGGGGGCATCAGTTTGA
- a CDS encoding MFS transporter → MNLHEITDTSVSARTQLTKPAKTLLSVNGLNGLGLNLSSLFINVYWYKLTQDMSITLLFTLVSYVAWLPAFALAGWFSKRFSRKSAIVIGTITQLAFYGVVLLYGEQSAHWIPELGLLYGVGAGFYWLGINVLTVKLTSPSNRDWFNGANGMIGSITGMLGPLLAGWTVSTTPDRIGYPLVFGAAFLCFLLSMLASFQLPDETSRKPFQVRSMLGILRHAEWRRLTFSFVALAFREGVLSAAIGLWVFVSTQSEGTTGQFAFLTTMLSVVSFYVVGRFAQKYHYRGLLAVGTTLFSLSMVGISIHMNQSTLLLYGIMDAISRPIFDTPFNTLAYNYVNQFDLGGKISTELVVWREFALSVGRISSVGMLVMLYKWTDPELTLVLFLGMIFLVGLLPLLLVWKVASAKS, encoded by the coding sequence TTGAATTTGCATGAAATCACGGATACCAGCGTAAGTGCTCGTACACAATTGACTAAGCCGGCAAAGACGTTATTATCTGTGAACGGGTTAAACGGATTAGGATTGAATCTGTCAAGTTTATTCATTAATGTGTATTGGTACAAGTTGACGCAAGACATGTCGATCACACTGCTCTTCACCTTGGTCTCATACGTGGCATGGTTACCAGCCTTCGCACTTGCAGGGTGGTTCAGTAAGCGGTTCTCTCGTAAGAGTGCAATCGTAATCGGGACGATAACACAGCTTGCGTTCTATGGGGTGGTCCTCTTGTACGGCGAGCAGTCGGCTCATTGGATACCAGAGCTTGGCTTGCTATACGGTGTCGGGGCGGGATTTTATTGGCTCGGAATCAACGTATTGACGGTCAAATTAACCTCTCCGTCGAACCGGGATTGGTTTAACGGGGCGAATGGGATGATCGGTTCTATCACAGGTATGCTGGGACCTTTACTAGCGGGTTGGACAGTTTCTACTACACCTGATCGAATTGGTTATCCGCTCGTATTTGGTGCGGCATTCCTATGTTTTCTGTTATCCATGTTGGCCTCTTTTCAGCTCCCTGATGAAACTTCGCGGAAACCGTTCCAAGTGCGTAGCATGCTCGGGATACTAAGACACGCTGAATGGCGACGTCTGACATTTTCATTCGTAGCGTTGGCATTCCGCGAAGGCGTACTATCCGCTGCCATCGGCCTATGGGTTTTTGTATCGACGCAAAGCGAAGGGACAACAGGACAATTCGCTTTTCTGACTACCATGTTGTCTGTTGTCAGCTTTTATGTGGTAGGGCGATTTGCCCAAAAGTACCACTATCGAGGATTGCTCGCCGTGGGCACGACCTTGTTCAGCCTGTCCATGGTTGGTATTTCTATTCATATGAATCAGAGTACATTGCTCCTGTATGGGATTATGGATGCGATTAGCAGGCCGATCTTCGACACACCTTTCAATACACTAGCGTACAACTATGTTAACCAATTTGACCTGGGCGGAAAAATCAGCACGGAGCTGGTCGTATGGCGAGAATTTGCCCTCAGTGTAGGCCGTATTTCAAGTGTCGGGATGCTTGTCATGTTGTATAAATGGACAGACCCCGAATTGACTTTAGTATTGTTCTTGGGGATGATTTTCCTTGTCGGGTTGCTACCTCTCTTACTTGTTTGGAAAGTCGCATCCGCTAAGAGTTAA
- a CDS encoding flavocytochrome c: MQKKLTTTLILVLSFVLLMSGCGSDNQSQNTTQDNATQTETNETEAVSGASQASYTPIDQLKDKYDVIIIGAGGAGMTAALEAKENGMNPVIFEKMAAAGGNTNKSSSGMNASETKFQQEQNIEDSNDLFYKETLKGGKNTNDTDLLRYFVDHSASAIDWLDSKGISLNNLTITGGMSVKRTHRPEDGSAVGQFLVNGLVRNVQEQDIPLFVNADVKEITEKDGKVTGVKVLLNGEEEKTIEASAVIVATGGYGANMELIAEVRPDLKGLVTTNQEGSTGDGIKMIEALGGTTVDMDQIQVHPTVQQEQSYLIGEAVRGEGGILVSSEGKRFTNELDTRDNVTAAINKLPEKSAYIVFDSGVKSRVKAIQQYEEMGFVIQGDSIEALAKEINVPADQLQATLDTWNEAVKNKEDAEFGRTTGMDNDLSTGPFYAIKIAPGIHYTMGGVKINTNTEVLTTDGQPIPGLFAAGEVIGGLHGSNRIGGNSVGDIIVFGYQAGVKAAEYVKAQ; the protein is encoded by the coding sequence ATGCAGAAGAAATTAACAACAACCTTGATTTTGGTTCTCTCTTTCGTGCTCCTGATGTCTGGATGCGGCAGTGATAACCAGAGCCAAAACACGACTCAAGACAATGCAACACAAACTGAAACGAATGAAACGGAAGCTGTGTCAGGAGCTTCGCAAGCGAGTTATACTCCGATCGATCAACTGAAGGATAAATATGATGTCATCATCATTGGTGCAGGCGGTGCGGGCATGACTGCTGCACTGGAAGCAAAAGAAAACGGCATGAACCCTGTTATATTCGAAAAAATGGCGGCTGCCGGCGGAAATACCAATAAATCTTCTTCCGGTATGAATGCTTCTGAAACAAAATTTCAACAAGAGCAAAATATCGAGGATAGCAATGATCTATTCTATAAAGAGACTTTAAAAGGTGGTAAAAATACCAACGATACCGATTTGCTTCGTTATTTCGTAGACCATTCTGCCAGCGCAATTGATTGGTTAGATTCCAAAGGAATTTCTCTGAACAATCTTACAATTACAGGCGGTATGAGTGTAAAGCGTACACACCGTCCTGAGGATGGTTCCGCAGTTGGACAATTCCTTGTCAATGGCTTGGTGAGAAATGTTCAAGAACAAGATATTCCACTTTTCGTTAATGCTGACGTAAAGGAAATTACTGAAAAAGACGGTAAGGTAACCGGCGTTAAAGTTCTACTCAACGGAGAAGAGGAGAAAACAATTGAAGCAAGTGCTGTTATCGTCGCAACTGGCGGATATGGCGCAAACATGGAGCTCATTGCTGAAGTTAGACCTGACTTGAAAGGATTAGTAACCACGAACCAAGAAGGTAGCACAGGTGACGGTATTAAGATGATTGAAGCACTTGGCGGTACAACAGTCGATATGGATCAGATCCAAGTGCATCCAACTGTACAGCAAGAACAATCCTATCTCATCGGTGAAGCGGTTCGCGGTGAAGGCGGTATTCTCGTTTCCAGCGAAGGCAAACGTTTCACGAATGAATTGGATACTCGTGATAATGTAACAGCTGCAATCAATAAACTACCAGAAAAATCAGCATATATCGTCTTTGATTCCGGCGTAAAATCTCGTGTAAAAGCAATCCAGCAATATGAGGAAATGGGCTTTGTGATTCAAGGGGATTCGATCGAAGCGTTAGCGAAAGAAATTAATGTTCCTGCAGATCAACTGCAAGCAACACTCGATACATGGAATGAAGCAGTGAAGAATAAAGAAGATGCGGAATTCGGCAGAACAACGGGGATGGACAACGACTTGTCCACCGGACCATTCTATGCCATCAAGATCGCTCCAGGAATTCACTACACGATGGGTGGCGTAAAGATCAATACAAACACTGAAGTGCTAACTACAGATGGTCAACCCATTCCGGGACTGTTTGCGGCAGGTGAAGTGATAGGCGGCTTGCACGGTTCTAACCGTATCGGCGGCAACTCTGTTGGAGATATCATTGTCTTCGGCTATCAAGCTGGCGTTAAAGCTGCTGAATATGTAAAAGCACAATAA